GACCAGGGATGGCTTGCCGTCTGGTAGTGAGCATCGATGATACCTTTGATTTCTTGGCGTCCAAGTAATCGGGATGACGCGTTGTTGCCTGCCAAGGGAGGGTCCCATTGCCTTCTGGGGCTCCTCGGGGGTTTGTGTGGGTTGCTGCCTCGGCGAAGACGCCAACCTAGCGGCAACTCCGCTCGTGCAGAGCCTGTTTTTCCGACCAAGGGGGAGGTGGCCACCGAAGGGGCGCCGGCGGCACGTCATGGTGGTTGGGGCACTCGTGCCAACCGACGCGGCTCGCGGCGCAACAGTGTACACGAATGCCCCAAAACAGCACCGAGGGGCCGTTTTCGCCGATTTGTGTACACTCCTGCGTTCCCTCACCTGTCCACAACGGCGCAACAGTGTACACGAATGCCCCAAAACGGCTCCGAGAGGCCGTTTTCGTCGATCTGTGTACACTCCTGCGTCCCCACGACCGCTCGCGCGACCGGGTGGGGTCATGGGTCCCACGACATCGACGGCCCTATGGCTCTTGTGATGCCAGGGCTCTTGGATCTGAGGCCCACGCCGCCAGGGCAGTGACGCGACCACCTACCCACACGAACTCACGAAGCCTTCATCTTGGCCGCCTGATTGACACTGGGAAGCGGGTGTCCGAACGAGTTGTGCGTGACGTATGGAATGTAGTTATGATGTTGTATCTGTCGTATGCTCATGGACATCAAGAGCCCTTTGAGCTGTGAGAAGGATTGATCATGGGCAGAGAGATGCTGGGGACGATGCGACGTGTCGCAAGGGCATCTCTGGCTTTATGCTCGTTATTAGCGATGGCCACCCCGAGCTGCTCGCCAGGGGTGGTGGTGCAAGCCGCCACCGGGCAGGCAGGGGCAGATGCCATCGCCTGCAAGCTTGTGGCGGGACAGGCGCTGACGTTCCGCATAGCCGCTCGGCATTTGCCGCCGATGTGTGGAATAGCATGTTTGACGATGGCTTGCTCACAAAGGGGCCATGGCCGAGTCTGAGGCTCTCGGCATGCCATATGCGGCAGGGAGGGGGGGACATGAGGTCAGAAAGCCCATGCGTTCGGAGCGGCCATAGGGTGCGCAGGGCGCTCGTCGGCCTGCTCGGCGTCGCCTTCACGCTGTGGTTCACAAACTCGCTCTTCCACTGCGAGACCAGTCCAACAGGATTCATCTACTTCCGTGACGTCCGCGTGTCGGATGGGGTGGTCTCCTTCAACCCGGAGTGGACCATGACAATCGGCTATGTGAGCGACTACTCGTGGAGGGTGGAAGGCGACTGCCTCTACCTGAGGCTCTACATGAGCTATTTCGACGGGGGTCCGCTGCTGGAGCCGTTCACAAACCCTCCGAAGAGGGTCAGCATTCCTGGGGGCCAGATGTACTCCGTGAACCCCCTCGGGAGGGTCAGCATCGACGCCGGCCGCCCGCTCCGCCAGGTCGTGGTCGTCGGTGAGGGCAAAAAGGCCGTGCTGTGGGAGCAGGGATCTCCTCCTCGCGAGGGGCCGCTCGGGCCGAGCGACTTAGGAGAGGATGGTGACGGGAGAGGGAGGGCTCACGAGTGACATACCGTCAAGTGGAGTGTTCGTCCTTGGCCGCGCACAGCCCAACGCCACCGTCATCGGCTTCACCCTCATGCTCCGGCAGGGGGTTGTCGCACCGACGAGTGGGCATGTGAGCATGCACGAGGAGGGGGTCATCGAGCGCGACGGGTATCAGGTCATCGAGCTGGCTGCATGTCTTGGTAAGGTCATTGCGGAGCAGCTTGACATATGCGCGCTCGCATGGGAGCGTGACGCCAACAGGGATCATATGGTCCAGCTGGGGATGGCTTACCTGTCGTAGCCCACCGAGTGTGGCACCCTCTACTCGCTCATGGAGCTCGAGGCCCTCTCAAAGATCTGTCACGAGCACGGCATGAGTCTGTCCGTCGATGGTGCGCGGCTCGCCTATGCGCTCCTCGCGAAGGGGCGCGTGCTGGGGCTCAGCTCGAGGCGCTCTTCGAGGATGGTCTCTATGAGCACATCGGGCTTCGGTTGCACGGAGGCCGGGAAGGTGGCCTTCTTTGGTGATGTCCCAAGACCGAGTCGCGATGGCTTGCGGGAGCCCGGACCTTCTGGGGTGTATCACAGCTGGGGAGCCTGGTCGTCCCTTGGGTACCTGTGTTTTTTTCGAGCATTCGCTCAGTGGGCGCAATACGGGTAAACGAGTCGTCTTTGCCATAGTCGGCGATAATGCCCCCAATGCCCTTGTTCATCAATGGTTCCTTTCTATGTGCTGCTTAGCACGCCATTTCCAGTATGCGCTTCGAAAGTTGTTGTGCTGTTTGGCAAAGCCTCCGGCAACCTCGACGACCTGTGCGTCGCGGTGATCGAGCTCCGGAACGACGTGAGGGAGATCTCCAGCCACGCGATCGTCTCCATCTAGCCATGCCTTACGTCAAATGCATCTCGGGCCATACGAGCGCCCGGGGCGTGCAGCGCTACCTCGAGAAGGACGGGCGCGCCCTCGCAACCGATTTCCTCAACCTCGACGCCCCCGTCAAGGGAGTGAGGGACGGGCTCGAGGACTATGCGGCGTTCGAATGGTGGCGCGGAGATATGTGAAGGTTGCGGAATCGGATATCCCATCTTTACATGGCGTTCAGACGTTCATACATCTTATCGATTAATATGTTGTCTATACGTCTGACTGGAGGTTGCGAATGGCAGGTGTAGACATATCTGAGCAGATCAACGGCCTCGGTGGCATCGCGACGTCGTCCGAGCTGAAGTCGGCAGGCTTCTCTGCCGGCGCGATAGCGTACGCCCTCGAGACGGGCTCGATAGACAGGCTCACGCGCGGGGTGTACTGCGCTCCGGATGTTTTCGAGGATGATTTCGCGATAATCAGCTACCGCTGGCGCAAGTGCGTGTTCTCGCACGCGAGCGCTTTGTACCTGCTGGGCCTTTCCGACAGGCTGCCCTCCGAGCAGCACGTAACGGTCCCCAGGGGATACAACCCGAAGGGGCTGAAGAACGCCTACCCGGGAATCGGGATGCACTGGGTCAGCTCTGAGCTCTACCCCCTCGGCGAGACTACCGTGAAGACGCCTGTGGGCAACACGGTCCGGTGCTACGACGCTGAGCGCTCGATCGCCGACCTCATCCGCCAGAGGAAGAGGGATGGGGCCAACGCCCAGCTCGTCCGCGACTCGGTGACGGGATATTTCAAGCGAGCGGACAAGGATCTTCCCAAGCTTGCTGAGATGTGCGAAGCGCTCGGGGTCAGGGACGAGCTGCAGGTCTACCTGGAGGTGATGTGAGGATGGCCGGGATCAGTAACGATGCGAGCCTGCGCGGCAAGGTGCGCGCCGTCGCCAAGAAGAACGGTCTGCGCGCCCAGGAGGTCCTGCAGATGTACCTCTTCGAGCACCTGCTGCTCAGACTCGATTGGTCTTCCATCGGGGCGCCTGCCCCGAGCCGAGCGCCGCGGCTCCCGGGGCAACACCACCGCCGACCCGGGCCGCCTGCCGGCCGGCGACTCGCCGGGGCGCGTGCCGTCGACCTGGCGGGAGACGGCCGTCCCCTCCCGGGCGGCGCAAGGGCGCGGCCCACGGCCTCGCTGGGCCCCGTGCGCACGAGCCGGGACGTGCCCGGGCACACCCCGCAGGCCCTCGCGCACTCCCCGGGCGTCCCGCCCGCGCACGCGCGCCCGGCGCGGCTCGCCCGGACGTCCCCCTCGGGCTCGGGG
The DNA window shown above is from Olsenella sp. oral taxon 807 and carries:
- a CDS encoding type IV toxin-antitoxin system AbiEi family antitoxin domain-containing protein → MAGVDISEQINGLGGIATSSELKSAGFSAGAIAYALETGSIDRLTRGVYCAPDVFEDDFAIISYRWRKCVFSHASALYLLGLSDRLPSEQHVTVPRGYNPKGLKNAYPGIGMHWVSSELYPLGETTVKTPVGNTVRCYDAERSIADLIRQRKRDGANAQLVRDSVTGYFKRADKDLPKLAEMCEALGVRDELQVYLEVM